CGAGGGTCTTGCCGGTGTCGGCGGTCTGCAGGGCGGCGAGCTCGGGCGCCGCCTCTTCGGTCAGCTCGGCGATCCGGTGCAGCAGACGGGCGCGCTCGTGGGCGAGCATGTCCCGCCAGGCGGGGTCGTCCATCGCCTGCGCCGCGGCTTCGGCCGCTTCGGCGACCTCGGCGGCGGAGGCGGAGTGGACGGTGGCGAGCACGCGTCCGGTCGCCGGATCGACGGTGTCGAGGGGCTCGCCCGCACCGCGTCGCCACTGGCCCGCGATCAGGATGTCGGTGGGAAGGAGCGGCACGGGTGGACCTCCGGGCGGGCGGCGGAAGGGGAGTTGGCTCCGGGCACGGACGGAGTCCGGCGCGATCCCGTGGCCGGAATCGTCGAAGCGCTAGAAATCTAAGCGCTTAACTATTTCTCGGCAAGCCCCCGAGTCGAGATCGTTGCCGAATCGGCCTTGAGCACGACCTTCACTGTGTCGATGATGGCTACCGGGCCCGCGAGACAGAGATCTTTAGGCGCTTAACCATTGACCGCTTAGATATGTCCCCCTACTGTCTCGGCAACTCCCCTGCCCGCGGAAGGACCCCCTCCATGACGACTGTGGCCGGCAAGCAGGCCATCGGCTCGATAGCCGCGCGACTTGAACGACTTCCGCACTCCCGGTGGCACGTCAAGGTCCGGTTCCTGATCGGCGCCGTCACGTTCTTCGAGGCGTTCGACCAGCTTCTGGCCGCGTCCGCGCTGCCCGTCCTGATGAAGGAGTGGCACCTCACCACCGGACAGGCCACCCTCGCCGTGACCGCCGCCTCCATCGGGATGCTGCTCGGCGCGCTGGCGGCCGGCTGGCTGGGCGACCGGATCGGCCGTGTCCGCACCGTCGCCCTGGGCGTCGGCATCACCGGCCTCGCCAGCCTCGCCGTCGCGTTCTCCGGCAGCATCGAGACGTTCTCGCTCTTCCGGTTCGTCCAGGGACTCGGCATCGGCGGAGTCGTGCCCGTCGCCGCGACCTACATCAACGAGATCGCCCGCTCCGACAAGCGGGGCCGGTTCGTCCTGCTGTACGAGATGATCTTCCCCGCCGGACTCGCGGCGGCCACGCTGGTGGCCGTATGGGTGATCCCCCACTTCGGCTGGCGCGCGATGTTCCTCATCGGCACCGTCCCGGTGCTGCTCGCCGCCGCACTGCCCCGCCAGGTCGCCGAGTCCCCGCGCTGGCTGCTGGCCCGCGGACGCACCCAGGAGGCGGAGGAGGTCATCGCGCGCATCGAGGCGGAGGTGGCCCGTTCCACCGCCGAGCCGCTCCCCGCTCCCGCCGCGAACCTGCCCGACGAGACGTCCCGCGGCCGGCTGAGCGACCTGTTCCGGGGACGCTACCTCCGACGGACGGTGGTCCTCTCGGGTCTGTGGTTCGTCGCCTACTACGTCAACCACGGCATCTCCACCTGGCTGCCGTCGCTCTACACGAAGACGTTCGGCCTGGACCTGACCACCGCCCTCGTCTACACCCTGCTCAGCAACGTCACCGGTCTGCTCGGCACGCTCGTCGTCGCCCTCCTGATCGACCGTATCGGCCGCAGGCCCGCCTTGGCGGGCGCGCTCGTCGGCACCGTGCTCTCGCTGGGTGTGCTCGCCCTGGCCGGCGCGACCTCGGGCGGCCAGGTGGCGGTCTTCGCCTCCTGCACGACCTTCTTCCTCTACGCGGTCAACGCCGGGCTCTACCTGTACTCCCCCGAGCTGTACCCCACCTCCAACCGGGCCAGGGGCGCCGCGTTCGGTGGCGTGTGGAACCGGCTGGGCGTCATCCTCGGCCCCGTGACCGTCGGCGCGATCATCGGAGCGGGCGGCAGCCTGACCCTCGTCTTCCTGCAGCTCGCGGTGGTGGCCGCGGTGGGCGCCGCGATCGCCTGTTTCGCCGTCGAGACCAAGGGCCGGACGCTGGAGGAGCTCAACACCTGAGGCGACCGGCACGGAGCGGCCTGCCAGGCGTTTTCACCTCAGGGCTAAGATTCTCAGCGCTGCGAGAAGTCGGGGGACGACCGCCGGACGAGGGGAAGAGCATGGCTACATCGAGGCCGTCGGACCGTGACGCCGTCGCGCGGGTGATCGAGGACTGGGCGCGGGAGAGGCCGGAGCTGGACACCAGCCCGCTGGAGGTCCTCGCCCGCCTCCACCGCTCCTTCCTGCGCTACAGCACCCGGCTCACGACGTCGATCGAGCGTCACGGCCTGTCCGTGGCCGGCTTCGACGTCCTCACCGCACTGCGGCGGGCGGGACACCCTCACCGGCTGACCGCGGGGCAGCTCGCCGACTCCGGTCTGGTGTCGTCGGCCGGCGTGACCCTGCGCATCGACCGCCTGGAGAAGGACGGCCTCATCGTCCGCGAACGGGACGCCGACGACCGCCGGGTCGTCTACTCCCGCCTCACCGACAAGGGCCTCGCCACGGTGGACACCGTGTTCGCCGAGCACCTCGACAACGAGCGCCGGATGCTCGACGGCCTGTCCCCCTCCGAACGCCGGCAGCTCGCACGACTGCTGCGCAAGCTGGAGGAGTCCATCCTCGACTCCGACGACAAGCCCGCCTCCCCCACCGGGTAAGCGGCAACGGGTGCCCGTACGGAAGTTCACCAGCGCTGGCGAGGCGGCACGGCCGGCACCTCCTCGCGGAGCGCCTCCTCGATCAGGTCGAACGGCGGGTGGTCCGTCAGGTAGAAGTGGCCCCCGGGAAGCTGGTGACGCCGGAACGGACCGCGCGTCACCACGGACCAGGCGTCGGCCTCGGCGGCCGTGACGTGCTCGTCCGTGTCACCGGCGATCGCGGTGACCGGGCAGTCGAGCACGTCGGCCGCCCGGTGCTCGTACGCCTCGAACATCCGCAGGTCCCCGATGAGGTACGGGAGCACCAGCTCGCGCATCATCTTGTTGGCCATCAGTTCCGCGTCCACACCGCCCAGTTCCATGACGGCGGCCACCACGGCCTCCTCCGTGAACTCGCCGCCGTCCGGGAGCGAGGGGCGCTCGCGGTGCGGTGCCCGGCAGCCGGAGGCGAAGAGCCGCAGGACCGGGGTCCCGCGCCGCGCGAGCAGCAGGGCCGTCTCGTAGGCGATGACCGCGCCCATGCTGTGGCCGAAGAACACCAGCGGCCTGTCGTCGAGCGGACGCAGCGCCTCCGCGATGTCGGCGACCATCCCGCGCAGGTCGACGGGCGGCGGCTCGGCGATGCGCTGCGCCCGGCCCGGATACAGGACGGACTGGACCTCGAGGCCGGGGAGCGCATCGGACCAGGACCCGAAGAACTGCGCCGAACCTCCGGCGTGGGGGAAGCAGACGAGCCTGTACGGGGCCTCGGGGCGCGGGGTCCGGCAGTACAGCCAGCTCATCGCTGCGCCTGCCCGTCGTCCAGGGAGCGGGCCCGGCGGGCCCTGGCGGCCCAGGCGCGGCGCACCCGTTCCGCGCTGCCGTCGGTGCGGGCGCCGCCGGCCGGGGCCGATGCCGCGCCGGACCGGATCAGCTCCACCTGCGCCTCCACGGTGGTGCAGCGGTAGAGGTCGAGGGGGGAGGGACGGACGCCGGTCAGGCGCTCGAGGGTTGCCTGGAGCCGGACCATCATCAGGGAATGGCCGCCGAGCTCGAAGAAGTTGACCGTGGGAGGGACATCGGTCACGTTCAGGACCTCCGCCCATGCGGCGGTGACCTGGGCGAGGGTGTCCCCCGGTGCGGCGGCGGTGCTGGTCTCAGGGCCGGTCTGGTTCATCTGCTCACGCTTCTCGATCAGTTCGGCGAGCGCCTTCCGGTCCGCCTTGCCGTTGGCGGTCACGGGGAAGGCGTCCAGGACGCGGAGCTGCCCGGGCACGGCGGCCTCCGGCAGCTTGGTGGCGAGTTCCTTGCGGGTGAGGGCGGTGTCGGTGGCCTCGTCGGCCAGGACGAAGCCGACCAGGCCGGTCAGGGCGGAGTCCGGTACGACCACGGCCTCCCGGATGCCGGGGCAGGAGCGCAGGGCGGTCTCGACCGCGCCGAGCTCGACCCGGTGGCCGCGGATCTTGACCTGGTTGTCGCGGCGCCCGAGGAAGTCGAGCGTGCCGGCGTCGTTCCAGCGCACCAGGTCGCCCGTGCGGTACATCCGGGCGGAGTCGGCGGCGAACGGGTCGGCGAGGAAGGCCCGTTCGGTGCTGTCGGGCCGTCCGAAGTAGCCGCGGGAGACTCCGGCTCCGCCGATGTACAGCTCTCCGGTGACGCCTCGGGGCACCAGCCGCCGTTCGTCGTCGAGCACGTAGAGCCGGACGCCGGGCACCGGGCCGCCGATGTCCGTGGTGCGGGAGAGGTCGCTGCGCCCGTGGGTGGCCCACACGGTGGTCTCGGTCGGTCCGTACTCGTTGACGAGGGTGGTGCCGGGCAGGGCCTCCAGGTGCCAGGAGAGAAGGGCCTGGGGCAGCGCCTCGCCCGCTACGGTCACGGTCGTCAGGGACGCGAGCCGGTGGAGTCCGGCGCGTTCCGCGGCGGCGAGCACCATGCCGTAGAGCGAGGGGACGCACAGCAGGTGTGTCACCCGGTGCCGCTCGACGAGCCGGACGAGCTGGTCGGGGTCGCGGTACTCGTCCTCACCGGCGACGACAAGGCGCCCGCCGGCGGTCAGGGTGCCCCAGAGGCCGGCGGCGGAGGAGTCGAAGGCGAGCGGGGGCAGCAGCAGGAAGACGGGCGCGCCGGGGTAGACCTGGCGCCGGGCGAGGGTGGAGGCCGCCAGCTGGCCGTGCTCGACCAGCACGCCCTTGGGCGCCCCCGTGCTGCCGGAGGTGTAGATGAGGTAGGCGGGGTCCTCGGGTGCCGCGGTGGCCGGGACCGTATCCGTGTGTTCGGCTGCGCTCGCGCCTGCGTCCTCCGGTGTCCGCAGCTCCGGTGCGTCCGCTCGTACGACCGCACGGGCGAGGGATCCGGTCAGGCGCTCGGTCTGCCTTCCGGTGACCACCACGGCCGAGACGCCGGCGTCGGTGAGGACCGAGGCGACGCGTTCGTCCGGGTTGGCCGGGTCGACGGGGACATAGGCGGCGCCGGCCCGGAGGATGCCCAGGGTGGCGGCCACGGCGGCGAGGGAACGTTCCGCCAGAAGGCCGACGCGGTCGCCGCGGCCGACGCCCGCGGCGAGCAGCCGGGAGGCGATGCGCGACGCCCAGGCGTCGAGTTCGCCCCGGTCGGCCTCGTCGTCCCCGCAGACCGCCGCGGGGGCGGTCGGGTCCTCGGCCCGGAGCCGGGCCACCCGGGTGTGGACCGGCTCCCGGCCCTCCTCGGGAAGCTCCTGTCCCCGGCCGAGCGCAAGGAGCTCCTCGCGCGCGGACGCGTCGAGCAGGACGAGCTCGCGCAGCACGAGTTCACGCGGCGGCGTGCCCGACCCGGGCTCCTCGGTCAGCGCGGTGAGCGCCGCCCGCAGATGCGTGAGGAAGCCCGTCAGTTGTTCGGGTGTGTAGCGCTCCGCCGGGAAGGCGGCGGTCAGTTCGGCGCCGCCGTCGTCCGTGTGGAGCAGGGCGAAGTGGACGTCCCCGGCGGCGGACGGCGCAAGCGGAGGCGTCGCCGGGCCCTGGACTCCGTAGGTGAACTCCAGGGGTACGGCCGGCACCTGCCCCGGCGTCAGGGCGAGGTCCCGGGAGCGCCCGAGCGCCGCGTGGGCGGTGGCGAACAGCTCGGCGGGCGCCATGTCCTCCCGTACGTCGAGCAGAACCGGCACGTCGGCGTCGGAGGTGGCGATCACCTGCCGGTACACGGCAGTGTGGCGGACGAGCGTCAGAGCGAGTGCGGAGAGACCGACCGTGAGGGGGTTCACTCCGTGCCGGTGGGCCGTCCGGCCGACCGCCGCGCGAAGGGAGGCGTCCAGTGTCAGCCGGACCCGGGCCGCGGGGCCGGCGGGGACCGGGCGGTCCCCGCCGAGTCCGAGCGGGCGCTCGGGGAGAGCGGCGCGGACCTGTTCGGTCCACTGCCGGAACTCCTCTCCCCCGGCGCTGTCCCGCGCGGCCGTTGCGGCCGTCTCGGCGGGCCGTGATGACATGGGTACTCCTTCGGTGGCGGTCGGCACGGAGGGCTGGGGACGTCAGTCGGCCAGCGTCATCGTCAGGTGGACGCGGTCCGAGCCGCCCGCGTTGTAGGCGGAGTGGTGGAGCTTGGTGTTGAGGATGTGGATCCGGCCGTCCGTGGGCACGTGGTAGGTGTGGCCGGTACGGAAGAGCAGCCGGCAGTCCTCGTTGGTCTGGATCGACATATGGGCGACCCGGGAGTGGTCGGTGTGCATGTGGTAGATCTCGCCCGGGTGCAGGGTGACGAGGCGCATGCGGCCGGGGCGGAACGGCAGGCTCTTGTAGATCTCGTGGAAGTACGTGTCCTCGAGTTCCTCGTTGAAGACGGAGAACTCCGCCTCCTCGAAGTTCTTCTCGCCGGTCTCCTGGTCGTACTGGCCGTTGCCGGCGTCCCGCCACGGGTCCTCGGCGCCGACCCGGTGCGTCAGGCCGAGGCGGCGCAGCCGGTCCTCCTCCTTGCCGGACGCGGGCATCGGCACGCGCTCGATGTACTGCTGGTAGGCCTTGGCCAGCTCCTCGTGATCGAACTGGAGCCCGGGGACGAGTTCGAGCAGCTCGGGACCGACCGTGGTGAGGGTCTCGACCGACATGGAGATCTCCTGTGCCTGTGTGAGTGGTGTTGTGGAAGGGGTGTGCGTTGGGGCTGTGGTGCCCGTCAGGCGGCCGGCGCCGACGAGACGGGACGCTTCGGGGCGGTGCGCACGGCCCAGCGGACGAGCGGGCCGCTGATGAGGCCGACGACGAGGAAGAACCCGCCGAGCAGATACCAGCCGGGCTGTCCGAGGCCGAGGGCGAGCGCGCCGAGGACCATGGGGGCGAGGGCCTCGGCGGCTCCGCCGCCCAGGCCGAAGACGCCCGAGTACTGGCCCTGGGCGTGGGGCGCCGCGAGACCGTAGGAGTACTCCATCGCGGCGGCGGAGTGCCACAGTTCGCCGAGGGTGTAGACGGCCGTGGCCGTGAGGAGCAGGGCGACGGACATCCAGGCGGAGGGTCTGCCCGCCGCGAGCATCAGCAGCAGTCCGGCCGCGACGGCGATGCCCGCCCAGCGCATGCTCCGGCCGGCGGCCGCCGTGTTGTCGACGTTCTTGCTGACCACCACCTGGAGGGTGATGACGAGCACGGTGTTGAGGATCAGCACGCCGGACACCATCGAGCGCGGTGCGTCGGTGTGGTCGATGATCCAGAGCGGGAGCAGAAAGGTCGGCACCGCGAAGTGCAGCGACATGAGGCAGTTGAGGACGGTCGCCGCCAGGTACGGGCGGTCCCGCAGCGCCTCCCAGCGGCCGCTCAGCTCCGGTGCGGGCACCGGGGCCAGCCGGGGAAGGCGCAGCAGGACGACGGCGCAGCCGGCGAACGAGAGGGCCCGGCCGATCACGAGGGCCAGATAGGCGGGGGCGGTGTCGAACTGGATGGCGACACCGGCCGCGAGCGCGCCGAGGGCCACGGCGAGGTTGGTCGAGGCCCGCAGATAGGCGCGGAAGCCGGCCTGTTCGTCTCCGCCGATCCCCCGGATCAGGGGGGCCTTGCTGGACTTGTCCGCCGCGAACACCACGCCGATGAGCATGGAGACGAGGACGTACGACCAGAAGCTGTCGACCAGGAGGTAGCAGGCCATGAACAGGGTGCCGCTGACCATCACGCCGATCTGCGTCTCCCGCGCCCCCCAGCGGTCGGCGACCTTGCCGCCCAGGATGCCGGCCGCGAGGCCCACCATGGCGCCGGCGAAGAGACCGAACGCCACCTGGGACATGGGGAGGTGCACCACGCGCGTGAAGTACAGCACGCTGGACGACATGAACATCCCGCTGCCGAGGGCGTCCACGAAGACCGACGTCGCCAACAGGCGGCGCGGTCCTGCCGGTTGCAGCAGCCGGTCGGCGAGCGATCGGCGCTGGGGGGCCGGTCCCCCGTTCCCCTTCTCGGTCACTGCCACATCTGGTCCTTGAAGTCGGCGTCCGGACGCAGGACCTCGCGGTGCCAGGCACGCAGTTCTCGGCCAGACACCCCGTACGGGGCGACGACCAGGCGCTCGTCGAACCAGGCCCGTACCGCGGTGAACCGTGCCTGCAGCTCCTCGTCGTCGGACGCGGAGACCAGGACCTGGCCCATGCGGTGATTGGTGCTGTCGACGTCGGCGGAGAACCGCTGCCCCACCGGGAACTCGAGCCGGGCGAACTCGACGCCGGGCAGTTCACGGAGCTCGGCGGGCGAGGGGCAGTCGAAGACGATGCCGGACCGGCCCGGGAGGTAGCTGGTGCCGACGAGTTCCGGACGGTAGGTGGTCTCGTCCTCCGGCGGCCGGCCGATCGCGCAGAACAGCGCGGCCTCCCCGAAGTTCACCCCGAACTTGGCCATCACCTGCTCGTCGATCAGCGCTCCGCCGCCGCGCGCCGCGCACTCGCTGAAAGTCAGCCGGCCGGTCTCCGGGTCGTGGAAGAGTTCCATGTGGAAGAGGCCGTCCCGCAGGCCGAGCGCCGAGAGGGCGCCGCGGACGACAGGTTCGGCGCGCTCGTACGCCCACGCCTCGGACTTCTGGTCGAAGTGCCGCATCCACAGCACCTGCTGCTCGTCGACCATGGTGAGACACGGCAGCCCGTAGCGGCCGACCGCGAGGAACCGCAGCCGGCCCTCGTACACGAAGCCGTCGGCGATCCACTCCTCGGTCCCGCTGCCGCCCACGTACTCCTCCAGGGCGAAGGTGCGCTGGGCGAGGTGTTCCTCGCGGTAGCGGTCGCTCAGCTCGCGGAGGCGGTCCAGGCTGTCGACGACCGTGGTCCTGGCGGTCCCCGCTCCTGCGATCGGCTTGAGCACGGCACGCTCGTAGGGCAGCTCCGTGAGAGCCGAGACATCGTGCACGTCGTCGATCACGGTCACCCGGGCGGCCGGGATCCCGGCGGCGGCGACCCGGCCCTTCTGGAGGGACTTGTCCCTGAAGTACACAGCGGTGGCCGGGTCGACGGCGAAGCGGCAGCCGAGGTGGGCGGCGAGCAGGCCCGCCGTCACGAGCGACCACTCGTCCGAGGTCTGCACACCGTCGAAGGGGAGGTCCGCGAGCCCTTCCCGGTGCAGGGCCATGAGGATGGCCTCGGGGTTCTTCTGCTCGTCCACCCGGACCACGGTGATGCCGGCCGGGACCTCGGCGAGTCCGTAGTCGTAACTGCCCGGACCCCAGATCAGCACGGCGTCGACGTCATGGCGTACGCACGCCTGCATGACGTACTTGTCGGTGCCGAGCAGCAGCACCCTGGGGCGGCGACCGGCCTCGTCCACCTGGTACACCTCGTCCTTCAGGCTCTGGATGGTCTGGTGGTCGGCGCGGATCTCGGCCTGCTCGGGAGCGGTCATGAAGATGCGGAGCGGGCTGGTCAGCAGGTCGGCTGTGGGCCGGATGCGCTTGCCGGGGGCCAGCTTGACGCTCACCAGATGGACGCTGGGCAGAGCCGCGATCCGGTCGACTGTCTCCTGGTCGACGTCGGTCACCTGACCGTCCTGATCGGTGCGGGTGTTGTGCACCGCCGCGGCCTGGCGCCGCGAGTAGACGTGTCCCGCGTAGCGGGTGCGGAAGTCCCAGGGCCGGGCGTAGGCGAGCGCGGTGAGGTCGGCCTGGTTGGTGCCGAGGCAGATGTCGTGGAAGCCGGGGTTCATGTTGCCGTTGAGGCGGGCCCCGATCTCGACGAGGGCGGGCCCCTCGGGCGTCATGATCACCTCGGCGTGGGCGGGGCCGTGCAGGATGCCGAGGGCGTCGAGGACGGTGCCCACGTAGGCGATCAGCTCGGGCACCGGCTCCTCGGCCGGGTCGCGGAGCACATCGAGGTCGTAGATGTTCGCCCCGTTGGGCAGGATCTGCTTCTCGTACTCCCAGACGCCGCACACGTAACGCTCGCCGTCCACGGAGACCGTGTCCACGATGTACTCGGGGCCTTCGAGGAACGACTGCACCAGCGCCTCGGTGTTGCGCCGGTCGAAGATGTCGGTGGAGGCGAGCACGGCCCGGGCTGCGGCCTCGACCTCCGCCGCGTCGTGGCAGCGGTAGACGTGGTCGGTGGAGGCCGAGCTGAGCGGCTTGACGACGACCGGGTAGGACGTCTCGCGCTCCGCCCAGTCGACGATGGCCGCCGGGTCCGCGCTCTTGAACTGGCGGGCGCAGTGGATGCCGGCCGCCCGGAGGGCCTCGGCCATCTCGAACTTGTCGCGGCGGGCGCTGGACAGCGCCGTGCCGTTCGTCGCCAGGCCGAGCCGCTCGCTGAGCGCGTCGGCGAGCGGGACTCCCGGCTCCTGGCCGGCCAGGACGGCCACGGGCTTCAGGGCCCGCAGCGCCTCCACGGTCCGCTCGAAGGACTCCTCGTCCCCGCAGTGGTAGTGCTCGCGATATACGGCGGGATCCGGGGCGAGCATGGAGGTCATCGGCTCCGCGGTGCTGCGGACGTGTACCACCTCGATGCCGAGCCTGGAGAAGGCCGGGGGCAGGAAGGTGCCGGTCGAGTAACCGTCCACGATCACCGCGGTCTTGGCGTCCGCTACGGCGGCTGGGTCAGAGGCCATCGGAATCACTTTCCATTGCGGGGTACGAGGGCGCTGCGGGACCGTGGGTTACGGCGCGGGCCAGCCGATGTCGCCGAGGGGACCGGCGACGGGGGCAACGGGCTTCGGCGGGGTCGGCCAGCCGATGTCGCCGGCTATGGCGCCCATGCCGAGGGTGGACGCGGCGAGCACGGCCAACAGGGCGGGGACGCGGGCGATCCTGGGGAAGTTCCGCATGACAACTCCGTGGGAGGTTGAGGGGGTGGCTGATCGCGGGGGCCGAAGGCATCTCACGCTGACCAGGAAGCTAGTACAGCCGTCGCGGTCTGGCAAGGTTTGCCAGTAGTTGGCAAGTCTCCTTGACTGACCCTTTCCCCAAGGGCGTGAGGACGGCGGCGGAAACAGCTCGCGGACCATGGCGCCCCGGCGTCCGGGAGGGCATGCTTCTCCCATGCTGATCAGGGAAGCCCATGCATCGGACTGGCCGGCGATCTGGCCCTTCTTCCACACGATCGTGGCAGCGGGCGAGACGTTCACGTACCCGGTCGACCTCGGTGAGGAGGAGGCCCTGGACTGGTGGATCCTGCCGCCGCCGAACCGTACCGTCGTCGCGGTCGACGGCGACACGGTTCTGGGCACCGCGAAGATGAACGGAAACCATCTCGGCAACGCCGCGCACATCGCGAGCGCCAGCTACATGGTGGATCCCGCGCACCAGGGAAAGGGCGTGGGCCGGGCCCTGGGCGAGTACACCCTGACGTGGGCCCGCGCACAGGGCTACCGGGCCATGCAGTTCAACGCGGTCGTCGAGACCAACACCCACGCGGTGAAGCTCTACTCCTCACTCGGATTCACCGTGCTCGGCACGCTCCCGGAGGGCTTCCAGCACCCCGCGCAGGGCTATGTGGGGCTGCACATCATGCACCGCTCGCTGTGACGCGCTGTGACGCCCCCCGTGTCGGCGCCCCGCCCACGGGCGGGGCGCCGACACGGCCGGTTCAGGACCTGAACGCCGAGACGAGGACCCGGGGCACCGTCTCCAGGAGCCGGGGCGCGTCCTCGGCCTCGTCCACGAGGACCTGGGCAGCCGCCTCCCCCATCTCACGCGCCAGCGCGTCCCTGGACTCCAGGATGCGCCGGTACACGGCGAGCTGACGCTCGGTGGAACCCTCGACGAGCTGGGTCTCGATGTCCTCGAAGCCGGCCGGCTCCAGGAACCAGGAGTAGTCGAAGTGCGAGGGCGCCCAGGTCGTGAAGACCAGCGGGCTCCCCGGCTTGAGCAGGCGGGCCAGCTCCGCGAAGGCCGCCGTCTTGTCGATCACCATCCACAGCGCGTCGACGCTCATCGCGCCGTCGTAGCGGTCCCCGGGCAGGCCGGTGTCCGTCGCGCTCGCCGCGTGGAACTCGGCCGCCGGGGCCGCCTCGAACGACTCGGCCATCCGCGCGGCCTCCGCCACCGCCTCGGCGACGACGTCGACACCGGTCAGGGAGGCCTTCAGCTCCCGCGCGACCCAGAGTCCCGGACCGCCGCGCCCGCAGCCGATGTCGAGCAGGCTCGTCACCTCGAACGGG
The sequence above is a segment of the Streptomyces sp. NBC_01255 genome. Coding sequences within it:
- a CDS encoding MFS transporter, producing the protein MTTVAGKQAIGSIAARLERLPHSRWHVKVRFLIGAVTFFEAFDQLLAASALPVLMKEWHLTTGQATLAVTAASIGMLLGALAAGWLGDRIGRVRTVALGVGITGLASLAVAFSGSIETFSLFRFVQGLGIGGVVPVAATYINEIARSDKRGRFVLLYEMIFPAGLAAATLVAVWVIPHFGWRAMFLIGTVPVLLAAALPRQVAESPRWLLARGRTQEAEEVIARIEAEVARSTAEPLPAPAANLPDETSRGRLSDLFRGRYLRRTVVLSGLWFVAYYVNHGISTWLPSLYTKTFGLDLTTALVYTLLSNVTGLLGTLVVALLIDRIGRRPALAGALVGTVLSLGVLALAGATSGGQVAVFASCTTFFLYAVNAGLYLYSPELYPTSNRARGAAFGGVWNRLGVILGPVTVGAIIGAGGSLTLVFLQLAVVAAVGAAIACFAVETKGRTLEELNT
- a CDS encoding MarR family winged helix-turn-helix transcriptional regulator, whose amino-acid sequence is MATSRPSDRDAVARVIEDWARERPELDTSPLEVLARLHRSFLRYSTRLTTSIERHGLSVAGFDVLTALRRAGHPHRLTAGQLADSGLVSSAGVTLRIDRLEKDGLIVRERDADDRRVVYSRLTDKGLATVDTVFAEHLDNERRMLDGLSPSERRQLARLLRKLEESILDSDDKPASPTG
- a CDS encoding thioesterase II family protein, coding for MSWLYCRTPRPEAPYRLVCFPHAGGSAQFFGSWSDALPGLEVQSVLYPGRAQRIAEPPPVDLRGMVADIAEALRPLDDRPLVFFGHSMGAVIAYETALLLARRGTPVLRLFASGCRAPHRERPSLPDGGEFTEEAVVAAVMELGGVDAELMANKMMRELVLPYLIGDLRMFEAYEHRAADVLDCPVTAIAGDTDEHVTAAEADAWSVVTRGPFRRHQLPGGHFYLTDHPPFDLIEEALREEVPAVPPRQRW
- a CDS encoding amino acid adenylation domain-containing protein → MSSRPAETAATAARDSAGGEEFRQWTEQVRAALPERPLGLGGDRPVPAGPAARVRLTLDASLRAAVGRTAHRHGVNPLTVGLSALALTLVRHTAVYRQVIATSDADVPVLLDVREDMAPAELFATAHAALGRSRDLALTPGQVPAVPLEFTYGVQGPATPPLAPSAAGDVHFALLHTDDGGAELTAAFPAERYTPEQLTGFLTHLRAALTALTEEPGSGTPPRELVLRELVLLDASAREELLALGRGQELPEEGREPVHTRVARLRAEDPTAPAAVCGDDEADRGELDAWASRIASRLLAAGVGRGDRVGLLAERSLAAVAATLGILRAGAAYVPVDPANPDERVASVLTDAGVSAVVVTGRQTERLTGSLARAVVRADAPELRTPEDAGASAAEHTDTVPATAAPEDPAYLIYTSGSTGAPKGVLVEHGQLAASTLARRQVYPGAPVFLLLPPLAFDSSAAGLWGTLTAGGRLVVAGEDEYRDPDQLVRLVERHRVTHLLCVPSLYGMVLAAAERAGLHRLASLTTVTVAGEALPQALLSWHLEALPGTTLVNEYGPTETTVWATHGRSDLSRTTDIGGPVPGVRLYVLDDERRLVPRGVTGELYIGGAGVSRGYFGRPDSTERAFLADPFAADSARMYRTGDLVRWNDAGTLDFLGRRDNQVKIRGHRVELGAVETALRSCPGIREAVVVPDSALTGLVGFVLADEATDTALTRKELATKLPEAAVPGQLRVLDAFPVTANGKADRKALAELIEKREQMNQTGPETSTAAAPGDTLAQVTAAWAEVLNVTDVPPTVNFFELGGHSLMMVRLQATLERLTGVRPSPLDLYRCTTVEAQVELIRSGAASAPAGGARTDGSAERVRRAWAARARRARSLDDGQAQR
- a CDS encoding aspartyl/asparaginyl beta-hydroxylase domain-containing protein — encoded protein: MSVETLTTVGPELLELVPGLQFDHEELAKAYQQYIERVPMPASGKEEDRLRRLGLTHRVGAEDPWRDAGNGQYDQETGEKNFEEAEFSVFNEELEDTYFHEIYKSLPFRPGRMRLVTLHPGEIYHMHTDHSRVAHMSIQTNEDCRLLFRTGHTYHVPTDGRIHILNTKLHHSAYNAGGSDRVHLTMTLAD
- a CDS encoding MFS transporter, which encodes MTEKGNGGPAPQRRSLADRLLQPAGPRRLLATSVFVDALGSGMFMSSSVLYFTRVVHLPMSQVAFGLFAGAMVGLAAGILGGKVADRWGARETQIGVMVSGTLFMACYLLVDSFWSYVLVSMLIGVVFAADKSSKAPLIRGIGGDEQAGFRAYLRASTNLAVALGALAAGVAIQFDTAPAYLALVIGRALSFAGCAVVLLRLPRLAPVPAPELSGRWEALRDRPYLAATVLNCLMSLHFAVPTFLLPLWIIDHTDAPRSMVSGVLILNTVLVITLQVVVSKNVDNTAAAGRSMRWAGIAVAAGLLLMLAAGRPSAWMSVALLLTATAVYTLGELWHSAAAMEYSYGLAAPHAQGQYSGVFGLGGGAAEALAPMVLGALALGLGQPGWYLLGGFFLVVGLISGPLVRWAVRTAPKRPVSSAPAA
- a CDS encoding ATP-grasp domain-containing protein, coding for MASDPAAVADAKTAVIVDGYSTGTFLPPAFSRLGIEVVHVRSTAEPMTSMLAPDPAVYREHYHCGDEESFERTVEALRALKPVAVLAGQEPGVPLADALSERLGLATNGTALSSARRDKFEMAEALRAAGIHCARQFKSADPAAIVDWAERETSYPVVVKPLSSASTDHVYRCHDAAEVEAAARAVLASTDIFDRRNTEALVQSFLEGPEYIVDTVSVDGERYVCGVWEYEKQILPNGANIYDLDVLRDPAEEPVPELIAYVGTVLDALGILHGPAHAEVIMTPEGPALVEIGARLNGNMNPGFHDICLGTNQADLTALAYARPWDFRTRYAGHVYSRRQAAAVHNTRTDQDGQVTDVDQETVDRIAALPSVHLVSVKLAPGKRIRPTADLLTSPLRIFMTAPEQAEIRADHQTIQSLKDEVYQVDEAGRRPRVLLLGTDKYVMQACVRHDVDAVLIWGPGSYDYGLAEVPAGITVVRVDEQKNPEAILMALHREGLADLPFDGVQTSDEWSLVTAGLLAAHLGCRFAVDPATAVYFRDKSLQKGRVAAAGIPAARVTVIDDVHDVSALTELPYERAVLKPIAGAGTARTTVVDSLDRLRELSDRYREEHLAQRTFALEEYVGGSGTEEWIADGFVYEGRLRFLAVGRYGLPCLTMVDEQQVLWMRHFDQKSEAWAYERAEPVVRGALSALGLRDGLFHMELFHDPETGRLTFSECAARGGGALIDEQVMAKFGVNFGEAALFCAIGRPPEDETTYRPELVGTSYLPGRSGIVFDCPSPAELRELPGVEFARLEFPVGQRFSADVDSTNHRMGQVLVSASDDEELQARFTAVRAWFDERLVVAPYGVSGRELRAWHREVLRPDADFKDQMWQ